In Thermococcus sp. M36, the DNA window AGTTCTATTTTTTTCTTCATAGATGCGAGCAATCAATGTATATAATTGCAAGTAATCACGCTTTAATGAAATACTTTTTTTATAATTTATAATAGCAGAGTCAAATTTCTCCTCAGAATATTTTATATCTCCACGAAGTTTGTAATACTGATAATTATTAGTATCTAATTTAATTGCCTTATTAATTAAGATTGTTGCCATTAATGAATTATCAAGCATGTTATAACTTGTTGATTCATTT includes these proteins:
- a CDS encoding tetratricopeptide repeat protein — its product is TKIITLKCPNLSLAYNNRGFMFNEIEDYKSAIADFENAIKFDSLNHEAYANESTSYNMLDNSLMATILINKAIKLDTNNYQYYKLRGDIKYSEEKFDSAIINYKKSISLKRDYLQLYTLIARIYEEKNRT